The Sporocytophaga myxococcoides DSM 11118 genome segment TCTGCTATAAATTCCATTATTGCTTCACCATCTACATATCTGGTTGTTGACGACCTTTCTTTTGGTGGCCTAACTACCGGTGTTAAATCAACAGATTATATAAATGGGCTGGTTCCTGTATTATATCCCAACCCTGCAATAGCTGATGTCACTATCAATAATATTGTTCCAAACGCTTCAGCCATTGATATTATGGATATGACAGGCAAAGTTATCCAGACAATGCCAATAAACGGAGAAACTGCTACATTCAATCTTGGCGGATTAAAAGCTGGCATGTACCTATACCGCATGGTTGACCTCTCTCATAATGTTCTATACACAGATAGATTTGCGAAAACAGAATAATTTGAGAGAATCTGTTTTAAATACAAAAGGCACCGACTTAGAACCGGTGCCTTTCTTTTTTCATCTGAATCATGTTTTAACTCTCTAAAACATCTTTAAGTCGCTCAACCTTGTCGTGCTTTGAAAGAGAAAGTCGGACAATAGAATTCTCTTTCGCAGTTAGGTCGTGAGGGACGTTTCCATCCAATGCAATGATTTCGCCACTTCTCATATTATGAATTGTTCCATTAACACCTAGCATAATTTCCCCTTCTAAAATGTGGATTAGAATTGGAAATGGCGTTTTGTGTTCCTTCATAATTTGCCCTTTGCTTAAAAGGATTCGTATCTCTTTGGAAAAAGAAGTTTCTATAATAACTTTTGTCTTAACTCGACTTGCGTCAAATTCTAGCTCTGAATTAAATGATTCTATGCTCATAGCTTTGTTTATTTGCTGAAGGCTTTCTTATTTTTTATTTAACCTATCTCTCACTTCCATCAGCGCGAATCCTAAAAGATTCAAGCCATTCCACTCTTCCGGATTCTCTATTTTCACATTATCCTTTGCTAATCCTACACCCCAGATATTGTCAACAGGACTTGCCTCAACTAATACCCTGTCTTGTGTATTCAAAAGAAATTCTTTCAATTCCGGATATTGGGTAAACTTATGATAATTTCCTTCGACTACAATTTCAAATCGTGAGGCTTCCCACTTCTCCTGATTAAATCCTGATATCCTGCGTCCCAGGTCCTTTGCCTCTCCTGACGATTTAGAATTTATGATCTTCTCGTATATTTCTTTGTCCCCAAATAATTCTGCCTTCTTTGCCATCATCCAGTGCTCTGCAGTCTTATAGGTAATTCCATCTACTTTAAAATCCGCAATCCACCATTGACTGAAACATGAGTTGGTTATTGTCCCGTCCTTACTTGGCTGATGTCCCCAGAAATAAATGTACTTCAGCCTCTCGCCGTTGTTGATTCTATTTATTAGGTTTTGTATTGAGTAATTCATTTTGTTTTAATACCGATGTGTCAAGTAAGCAGACCATTCTAATATTTTATGTCGAAGTATCAGTTTCGTCCCAAAGTTCTCCAGTAACTTCACCCCCTTCTTCATAATACGTTCTCAGCCAATTTAAAACTTTGTGCCTTTCATAACTTACCGATCTATTTATTCTAGTTGTGTCCTTTTTTCCGTTAAACAGTAAATCCCTGAAATATGTGGTAGCTATTTCATTAAATAAGTTCTCTTCATAAACATCTTCCAAATTTCGATATTCTACCCGAGACAAGAACAGAATTAACGAATCTCCCAATTCTGGCAAATTTTGCTGGGACTCCTCAACTACATTATTTTCATCATTCAATCTCGGTAAAACTTCTACCTTTTTTAAACACCAAGCCAAGGTTATAGCACCTTCGATACACCAAGATAAATCCAAAAGCATTCTCTCTTCTGGAGATGGATTCATTAAAAACTCCATTTCCTTTGGTGATACTTTTTCCCAAATCTTTTCAGTCTTGAACCAATCAATAAAAGCGGGTCTCTCATCCAAGTTATGTACTAAATATGCAATTGCATAAAGAATTATCATTCTGCAACCGGCATCATACGCTGTTTGGAACTTTTCCTTCGAATGATCCAGATACTCCAAATGACTTACTCTGTAATTCTTTATCCCATAATCAATGAGTCTTGATTCAAGAGACTTCTTTTTTCGCCTTAATACAAGGTCTCCTGTGGTTTCAATTTTTTCAACCTCCTCTTTAGTTTTGTACCAATCTTTATGAGGCGTAGACTTCCCACAGCCCGGACACCATGTATTCTCCCATTGCCTTTTACAACTAGGACATTTCCCTTTCGTTTTAAAGGTATTCCACCTATGCCCGCAGCTACAGGCTCAATGTATTTCCCCATCTGGCCGCCACTCACATATAGAACATTGGATTATTAGATTTTCTTTTTTCCTATTCCAGAATAACATTGATTTAATATAACCTATTTATATTTTTAAACTTTCCCAAAAGGTATCCAATCCCAAATAAAGAGACCAGAAGAAAGACTTGAAATATAGTTATTAGATTTAAAATAAATGTGTACGAATCGCTATCATTTTCTGATGCTATCGCTTCAGGAAGAGCGCTTAGAGGGGGATATGTTGTAAAGTCACTACCGAACAATTCAAGTGGAGAAATATTCCTTGAAAATACCATAAGTAAAATAATTAACGAAAGATTGGAACATCCGAGAATAATATATCTGGTTGAAGTAGCCTTATTTATTAAAGATATCCCAGCATAAGTCAAGTAAACAATTAAGGTAAAGAATATTAAACATAACAGAATAGGGGATACAAAAATATGGCTATCATTAAATTGAATATCCAATCGCGTTTCAACTATAGATTTAATACCAAAAATTAATGAGAAGATTGTAAGTGTTATAATAAGTATTATTATGACAAGGTATAATTCTTTAAGTCTCATTTTTATTATTTAAAAACTGAGGGTTTAATATTATATATTGCTTATTCCAGCCTATGTGACACCACCTGGGAAGTTTTGTTTGCGCTAGGAGTCAATGCCTATTAGCTTTAATCCGCTCCATTATTCCAATGACTGTTGAGTTCAAGCCACTTTGATTACATACATAGTCTTTAATCTCGCCGTGCTTATCGTACTCAGAGACATTAAATCCTTCTTCAATGTCATTATAAAAGATAACGTTTCTACCGAAGACTGCAACGACCCAAAATCCGCCAGAGTCTTGCCCGTAATTCCTTTCTGTCCATTTCTCTGGCTCAATCTTAATAAGGTCCCAAAAATTTAATTGTTCATCATTTAATTCCAATTCCCCTTTTAGGATTTCGTTTCTTAATTGATCGATTTTAATTGGAGGCCACATAATTCCATTTATTAATTCTTACTTGATGCTTTGGTCACAAAGAGTTTACATAAACAGCAAGCGCATATCTGGTTAATCACATTTAATATAAGAACCTTAAAAACTTACCTCCCCAACCCCCTCTCCACCAACTCCTCAATCTTCTCCCAAACCTCCCTCTTCTCCGTCAAAGCCTCCACATCTTCAATCTTCATAATCTCTTCCATCAACCTGTCCTGCTTTTTTCCTTTATCCAAAGCCTCATGATACGGAAGATCACTAAAAGTGACCATGCTGTATAACGGAAGATAACCTGGAATTTTATGGTGAATCTTTGCTTCTATCTTTTTCCTCAGCAGAAACTTTTTATCGCCAACGAGGTCGCGCATCTCGATAAAGTTCTGAAGGGCCAATTGTCCTACTGCATCTCCTGCTGGTTTCCTCAGCCCCTGGTACTCCTGAAGACTTGCTTTCAAACTTCCATTTTTTGTAATCAGATCATACAATACTCTGCAGTCTTCAAAGCCAGCGTTCATGCCTTGTCCATAAAAAGGCACTATAGCATGTGCAGCATCACCTATCAGTGCTATGCGATTTTCATAAACCCATGGATAGCATTTCACAGTAACCAATGCTGAAGTCGGATGCTCAGCGAATTGCTTGTTCAGCTCTGGTATGAGGTCAGCGGCATCTGCAAAGTACTTCTTAAAAAATGCTTCAACTTGTGAATCAGTCTTTAATGATGCAAATGAATTTTCCCCTTCAAAAGGCAGAAAAAGCGTTGCTGTAAAAGTCCCATCAAGATTTGGCAATGCAATCAGCATGAACTTCTCTCTCGGCCAGATATGCAAGGCATTCTTTTCCATTCTGTGCACTCCACTATCTGATGGTATCGTTAATTCTTTATATCCATATTCAAGATATTCCTGAGAATAATTGAATCTACTCGTCGGCAACAGCGCACTTCGTACCTGAGAGAATGCCCCATCCGCTCCGAACAGAACAGAAAACTCTTTGTTCTTTATCGTTCCGTCCTGCTTATTTTCAAATTCAATATTGAATTCTTCAATGTTGACCTTAACACATCTTTCATTAAAGAACAGATTAACATTGTGCGCTTCTCTTGCTTTGTTCAGCAACGTCTTGTTAAGATCTGCTCTGGAGACAGCATAAATAACCTGACCCTCATCTCCATATGGTTGAAAAGAATTGGAACCGTCCTCATGATGAATGTATCTTCCTTTCATAGGAATGGCAATATTCATCATTTCCTGTTCCACTCCCGCCGCCTTTAATGCTCTGATTCCGCGGTGACTTAGTGCAAGATTGATGGATCTCCCTTTTTCAGGAGCAGTCATTAATGGGTCCGGCCTCTTCTCATAAACATCCACTTCGTAACCAGCCTTGCCCAACAACAAGGCCAGTAAACTCCCTACCAGTCCACCGCCGGCTAAAACAACTTTTTTATCCTCTATCATTTCTTAATTTATAAACTCGCAGAAATCAGCAAACTTCTCAACAAAGGTGTATACCTCTGTATATGAATTGTAAAGCGGTGTCGGTGAAACTCTAAGCACGTTAGGCGATCTCCAGTCAAGGATAATACCTTCTTTGGCAAATTGCTGCACCAGTTTTTTGCCATCACCTTTTTCAAAATAAATCGAAAGCTGAGCTCCTCTTCTGGACGGCTCTGTCGGAGTTATTATTCTGATTTTGTAAGGTTTCTCCTTTTGAGCCGGAGTACACTTAATTTTTATCAGAAACTCCAGATAGGCTGTCAGCTGCTCGCTCTTTTTGAAAATCTTTTTCAAGCCTGCTTTCTGAAAAATATCCAATGAGGCTTTTAAAACAGCCATCGGTAATATTGGCGCATTACTCAACTGCCAACCCTCCGCTCCAACAGATGGTTCATACTCCGGCTTCATCAGGAATCTTTCCTTTTCATCATTGCCCCACCATCCGGCAAATCTCGGCAAATGAAAATTTTCACTGTGCACAAACAGACCTGCCGTAGCGCCAGGACCGGCATTCAGGTATTTATAAGAACACCAGGTTGCAAAATCTACCTGCCACTCGTGAAGATTTAAAGGTATATTTCCAATAGCGTGCGCCAGATCAAAGCCAACATAGGCGCCCGCATTATGAGCAGCTTCTGTAATTGCTTCCATATCAAAAGCTTGGCCGGTATAGTAGTTCACACCACTCATCATCACCAAAGCAAGCTCATCTCCCAACTCCTCAATCTTCTTAATGATATCTTCATCACGAAGGGCAAACTCCCCTTCACGTGGTCCAACTTCTACCAGACATTCGGCAGGATCAAAACCTCTGATTTCAATCTGTGAAGTAAGAGCATATATGTCCGATGAGAAGCTCCCCGCCTCTGTAAGGATTTTTACCCTTTTCTCACGAGGCCAGTAAAAACTCACGAGCAAAAGATGAAGGTTCGCTGTAAGACTGTTCATGGCAACTACTTCTTCAGGTAAGGCTCCACAAAGTGCCGCCAGAGGTTTTCTGAAAAGTTTGTGATAATCTGCCCAAGGATTGGTTCCTTTGAAATGCGCTTCGACTGCCAGCTCGGCCCAGTCATTCAGTTCAGTTTCAACATATTTTTTAGCCGTCACAGGTTGTAATCCAAGTGAGTTACCACAAAAGTAAATCTGGCTGTTTTTACCTTTTCCCGGAGTTAAAAATTGTTTTTTGAAATCTTTTAGAGGATCTTTTACATCCAGACTTTTTGCATATTTTTTATCCGTGGAAAACTTCATATTTCTCATTGCCATTAAGCGGAAGGTGAAAATCTATTTTAGTTTATATTTCTGTGATATGATATGAGGTTCTTGTTAGATCTAAAGACCTCACCCTAAATCCCTCTCCTGAAGGAGAGGGACTTTATATGTGTATGTTATTAGCTTCTATTTGCTTTAAAAAAGCATTTGATTTTTTCTCTGAATTGTTCCCTTCTCCTTCAGGAGAAGGGTTAGGGATGAGGTCCATTCTACTTCGATGCACAAACTAAATATCTAATACTAATTTTTTGAATTATTACGCCTTTGGTTTAACCGGTGGTTCCATTACAGTGCCACAAGCCTTGCAGGTTCTAAGCTCCTTTGAAGAGTAAAACCTTTCCATGATGGGAGGAAGCTGTTTTACTATGTCTGAAATATATTCATACTCTTCGTAAAGCTTGTTGCCGCAGTTTTCACAAACCCAGATAAAGCCATCTTTCTCTCCTGGTTTTCTGTAACGCTCCATCACCAGACCGATAGTGTTGGCCGGCCTTTGCGGACAATGTGGTACTTTTCCCGGTAAAAGAAAAATCTCTCCTTCCTTAATCGGAATATCTACAGGCTTGCCATCTTCAAGAATCTTCAGATTGATGTCACCTTCCAACTGATAGAAAAACTCCTCCCCTTCATTATAGTGGTAATCCTTTCTAGAATTTGGTCCGCCGACTACCATTACTATAAAATCATCGTTGCCTTTGAATACCTGCTGATTTCCTACCGGTGGTTTCAGCAAATGCCTGTTTTCTTCTATCCACTTTTTAAAACTGAATGGTCTTTGAACTGCCATAATTTTTCTCCTTTAAATACTGAACAAGCTCCTTTTATTTAAGTGCACAATTTAGCAATCAATATGGTATTTTTTAATGATCAAAAACTATTTGCCTGAAGAACCTTGTCATACAGACTGTATATCAACTGGCTTGGATCTCAGAAGCAACCTTGAATAATATTTCCCTGTTAAAAAAATTAAAATACCACAGGTTTATATAACAATTTATTAACCAGTTCTTTAAACACTATTTAAGGTTCAAGGTTAATATAGCCAAGAATTAAATGACCTTCTATGGCTAAATATCTAGTGTCTGTTGTAGTTCCGCTTTTCAACGAGGAAGAAAATGTATTTGAGCTTGTTCACGAGCTTGTGTCTGTAATGAATGCTACCGAATACAGCTATCAGATTTTACTGGTAAATGACGGAAGCAGAGACCATACCTGGAGTAAAATACAGGCTCTTGCAAAAGAGTTTAAACAAATAGAAGCAATAAATCTGGCAGGAAATTATGGTCAGACGATGGCTTTGAGGGCCGGATTTGAACAGGCTTCAGGTGAAATCATTGTCGCCATGGATGGGGATCTGCAACATGACCCTCAATATATTCCTGTATTTATTGAGGAAATGCAAAAAGGCAACTACGACATGGTCGGTGGTGCTAAAATCAGGAGACCCGAGTCCGCTTTCAAAAACTTTCTTGCAGAAACAGGACATAAGATCATCAAAAGCATTTCAGGGGTAAATCTCAGATATTTTGGTGCCACCTTTAAAGCTTATAGAAGTTATCTCCTGCAGGGCAGTAATATGCTGGGCGATAGCCACAGATTTCTCGGGGCTATAGTGGCTCGCAAAGGGACGAGATATACTGAGCTTCCAATTGAAATCAGGGAAAGGAAAAGAGGAAAAAGCAATTATAAAATCAGCAAGGTCTTTTTAGTAATACTAGATCTATTGTTTTTAAAATTCTTTATCTCATACATCAATAAGCCTTTCAGAATATTTGGCCTTATCGGGCTGATCAATTTTCTGATCGGAATTGCTCTCACGACGGGCTTTACAGTGGGGTCATTGTTTTTCCAAATGAACATTAAAGAACATTATCTGGCAGAATTTCTGTTCAGTGTGTTTCTTATACTTATTGGAACCATGTTCCTTTCAATTGGAATAATTGCTGAAATCGGAGTTTACAATTATTTCCAGAAATCATTTGCACCTCCTTATAGAGTAAGAGAAGTTATTACCGACGAAAAAATTATCATCCCTTTAAAATTAGAGAATCAAGCCTCTGGTCAATTAATGAATGGATAAACGTCTCATTATAAATGCAGATGACTTTGGTTGGGACGCTTCCGCCACGGAGGGAATACTGGATCTGGCCAGGAAAAACGCTATTTCCAGCACTACCGTTCTGGCGACGCACGTTACAGCAAGCGACATAAAGGACCTGATTGCTCTGAGAAATATCTCTGTAGGTTTTCACCTAAACCTCATTGATGGCAATCCGGTATCCAGACATTCTCTCGTAAAGTCACTCACTGATAAAGAAGGAAGATTTCTTTCCGTTCAGAACATCTATAAAAAATTTCTGCTGAACACATTGAGCAAGGCAGAAATTAAAACTGAGATTTTAAACCAGATCCATAGGCTGAAAAAAATGGGCGTTGAAATCTCTCATGCAGACAGTCATAGACATATACATCAATACCCTGTTTTAGGAGATTTTATTCTGAAAGTTTTAAATGAAGCCGGAATAAAAAAAATAAGAAAACTCAATACAAACAGATTTTCCGATAAGAGGCGGATGATTTTGAAAGCCATGAGCCTTTATCCTCACAGGGAAACAAAAAAATTTATCAGTCCGCAGATTCTTCTTTCCGATTTTTCTGCTGATAAAAAAGCTGATATGGAGGTGTTTTCAAAGTCTTTAGCCACTGCTTTTGAAAAGTATCAAACAGCAGAAATGATGACACATCCCGGCATTATGGACAGGCCAGGTTCTTATCTGAAAAGAAAAGAAGAGTATGAATTTTTAAAATCCTGTGAATGGAAATCTTTCCTGGAAAAAAACTCGGTCAAGCTGATCTCTTTTAAAGAGTTATATTAAATAAAACTTGATGTTAGAAAAAACAGAAAGCAACAATTTCCTTGTTGCTCTTATTTGTATTCTGGCAGTTCCCGCACTGTTCATCAATCTGGACGTCATGCCAACACTCGGGGATGAAGCAACACGAGCTTTGGTGGCACTTGAATTTATGCTCCGCAAAAATTATATTTTTTCTACAATCAACGGAGAAGCATATTATAATAAGCCCCCTTTATACAACTGGCTTCTGGTTTTACTTTTCAATACATCAGGGCGAGCAGATGAATGGATCCTCAGATTGCCTGCAGTTGCTTCTCTCCTGGCTTTTTCTGTTACGATTTATTTTACCATGAAAAAGCATGTCGAATCTAAAATTGCATTGCTATCTGCTTTTGCCTTTTTAACATTCGGAAGAATGCTTTTCTACGATTCCATGCTAGGACATATAGATATTCTATTTTCATTGATTCTCTATCTTGCTATTTATTCCATATTCTATTTCATAGTAAAAGAGCGTTATTTTCTTCTGTTTCCTTCAGCCTATTTTCTCACTTCTTTGGCCTTTCTGATGAAAGGACTGCCGGCATTGGTATTTCTGGGACTATCGCTTTGTATTACTTTCTTTTTCTTTAAAAAACTGGAAGCTTTATTTCATCCTGCTCATTTTGCAGGTATAGCCATTTTCCTCTTGATCATCGGGAGCTATTTCCTGATTTATAATAAATACAACTCTTCTGACGATTTCCTTAAAACTCTGTGGAGTGAGTCTAGCAAAAGGACAGCATTCGAAAATAACTGGAAAACATCATTATCCTTTTTACTCATTTTTCCATTCGAATATCTCTTTCATCTGATGCCCTGGTCATTGCTGATTGTGACTTGCGTCCGGAAAGATTTTCTCACGATCGCTAAAAACAACCCCTTCATTTTCTTTTGTCTTATCATTATTGCCATAAACATTCCAATCTATTGGATTTCTCCGGAGACAAGGCCCAGGTATTTATTTCTGCTTTTCCCTTTCGTTTTTACAATATTGCTATACTTTTATTTTAAAGAAGGGGCAGAAAAGCAAAAGTTTATAACCTCAATTTTACTGTCAGTTGCATTTGTTGTATTTGTCGTGATGGCCAGCTTCCCGTTTTTCGCTGAGATCCATGCACAGATTTCTTTAAAAAACTTAAAGGCATCTTTACTGCTTATTGCTCTGACTGTTATTGCATATTTATTCTTCAAAAGCGGAAGAAAAAATCTGTTTTATCTGCCTCTTGCTCTGATCATAGCCAGGATAGGATTTGACCTTTTTGTATTGCCGGAAAGGGCTACTGTTTCTCCGGAAGTACGGTGGAAACAGGATGTAGTAGCTTCTGCAAAGATTTGTAAGGATCTTCCGTTATATATTTATAAGAACAGTTTCATCAAGCACAATCTGACCTATTACCTTACCACTCAAAATAAAAGAATTGTTCAGAGAGATCATGTCGGAGAAAAAAAGGATGTATACTATATCATGGAAAATTTTTACTTTCAGGAACACCCATTCAAGAAGCTGTTTGAGTTTCAATTTGATGGCAGGCATTATTTTATAGTCAAAAGTGAGTAAAGAAAACACAATTAAAATATTTAAGCTTCTCTTAAAAATCTCGGTTTCTTCGGTTGCTTTATTTTTTGTATTCAGGTCAGTAAATATTCAAGATGTTTTTAACCTCGTAAAAAACTCTGATTACTGGCTTCTTTTGCCAACTATACTGTTATACTTAATTTCCAAGTACATTACAGCTATAAGGTTTCAGCGTTTTCTGAAAGTTATAGATATCAATATTCCCGATGCCCTAAATTTCCGGCTTTACTTGCTGGGCATGTATTATAATCTCCTCTTGCCAGGAGGCGTGGGAGGCGATGGGTATAAGGTTTATTATTTGCATAAAATATTTAAAAGTCCTGTAAAAAGTCTACTGTCTCTGAGTATCATTGACAGAGTGAGTGGAATGGTTGCTATTATACTGCTAGGTGAAATCTGCGCAATATTTATATTCCGACATGAGCCTCTTTTATTTTACCTTTCTATTATTTCTTTGCCTCTAACTTTTGGAGCTTATTGGGGAGGCCTGAATTTATTCTATAAAAAATATCTGAATGTATTTCACAGGACAAACTTTCAAAGTATTGCGGGGCAGTTTATTCAGGTTGTATGCGTAATTCTGCTTCTCCTGTTAATTGGCGTTGATAAGCACTACTTGCTCTATATTTTTGTATTTCTGGTTTCTTCCATAGTAGCAGCTTTTCCTTTTACAATCGGAGGTGTCGGCGCAAGAGAACTGACTTTTTTATATGGAGCGGAATTTTTTGGTCTCGACATGAGTGTTTCTGTGACAATCAGTATGCTCTTTTATCTTATCACAGCGTTCTCTTCTTTGTGCGGGATTTACTTCGGAATTTTTCCTGAAAAGGTTTATGTGCAGGAGTCTTCTGAAAACAGTTAATGATTAATCCTTAAAGATTTCTGACTTAAGCGATGTGGGACTTTTACCTGTCTTTTTCTTCATTGCCCTGCTGAAACTCTGAGCACTTTCAAAACCAAGGATAAACGCCACTTCCTGAATCTGCACACCTGGCTTTGCCAATAGCTTAGTGGCACTCTCAATAAGATGTTCGTCCAGAATACTTTGATAAGTGTGCCCTTCTTCCTTCAGATTTCTTTGCAGTGTTCTTGTGCTGGTATTGAGCATTGCTGCCACCTCCTCAATTTTAAGATTGTAATAACTTTCTTTATTAAAAAGTATCCGCTTTACTTTTGAGTAATATCCGGCAGAACGCTGAATGCTGCTAAGCTTTTCCGAACAAAGCTTTAGCATAAATTCATATGTAAGCTGATTTCCGGAAACAGTTTTTGTCTCTGCCATCTCTTTCGAGAAATGCAGGCTGTTCTCATTTTCTCCGAAAGAAACGTTATCAAAAATATCCTGATAAAAACTCCTGTCAGATGGTTTTACCTCATAAGTGAAATTGGCTTTCAATGGTTTAATTTTCTGGCCAACCAGAAATCCTGAAATTGCAAGCGTCAGACTCATTGCATGCTCTGCTGCCATAGCAGCAGTAACCGGGCTTTTCTCAACCCATACCATTGCGGGGCTATAAATTATTTTAACAGAATTGTCTGGTAGAATGAGCATGTTATACTCAAACATATCTCCCATTAATGGAAAAAAATTTACAATGCTTTTCCATGCGGTAAGCAAATCCGAACTGCTTGACACCAATGGGGAAATCCAGCCGAGAACAGAAAAGGTGATTCTTTTTCCAAAGTTCAGACTAATCTGTCTGTAATCTGACCTTTGCAATATAGATTCCCAGACCTTTATACCAGCACTCCAATCCTGCATGCCCTCCGCCTCGCTTAAAGTACCGGCATTAAGTCCGGTGTCTTTATAAATCTCCATCTCGTCAATTCCAAAATGGGAAGCATTATTAATCAGCGTTTTTAAAATTTCATTGTGTACACGCATGGCGTATTTATGCTAATAAATTGGCGTAAAGAGCAACAAGCTTTCTTTGAAGATACGCTTATTTTGTCAGCAGGACAACAAACAACTATTATGAACAGATTTATAAATTATTCCGGAATATTCATCATCTGCCTGACAGCTTTAGGTATTCTGATGGTAAGTATAATGGCATTTTCCAATCCCCAGGCAGTGATGGACCTCGTACAGGTAAAACTTCACAATAATGATGCTTACAGCTCCATCCGGGGAGTTTATGGAGGAGCTGGAATGACAATTTTCATTACTTTAACTTATCTTCTTTTTAAAAACAGGCTTCAAGGCCTGGCATTTGTCGCATTGCTTTGCGGCTCTTATTCTCTATCAAGAATTATTACAATATTTTCTGAAGGAGCTCTTGGGAGCTTCGGAACAAACTGGATGTTTATCGAGGGGGTATTGTGTATAGCAGCTTTGGCTTTGTTATTTGCAAACAGAAAGGTTTCCAGAGTTTAATGTAATTTTTTAAGATTGTTCATTTTTAGAATAACCCCTGAAAGTTTCTGACTATTAAAAATTAGTCTAAAACCTTCAGGGGTTAGAGTTAAAAGCTTGAAATTTCGACCCCAGAACTCGAAGTTTGGAGTTAAAAGCTCGAATTTTTAGCCTCAGAGCTCGGAGATTGGGGCTAAAGCTCAAATTTTTGACCTCAAAGCTCCGGAATTGGAGTTAAAAGCTCGAATTTTTGACCTCAGAGCTCGGAGATTGGAGCTAAAAGCTCGAATTTTTGACCTCAGAGCTCGGAGATTGGAGCTAAAAGCTCAAATTTTTGACCTCAAAGCTCGGAGATTAGAGCTAAAAGCTCGAATTTTTGACCTCAAAGCTCGGAGATTAGAGCTAAAAGCTCAAATTTTTAAATCTCAGAACACAGAGATTTAAGGTAAGAGAGACTTAATCCAATTTTTAATCAACTTTATATTCAGTAAGAATT includes the following:
- a CDS encoding ArnT family glycosyltransferase produces the protein MLEKTESNNFLVALICILAVPALFINLDVMPTLGDEATRALVALEFMLRKNYIFSTINGEAYYNKPPLYNWLLVLLFNTSGRADEWILRLPAVASLLAFSVTIYFTMKKHVESKIALLSAFAFLTFGRMLFYDSMLGHIDILFSLILYLAIYSIFYFIVKERYFLLFPSAYFLTSLAFLMKGLPALVFLGLSLCITFFFFKKLEALFHPAHFAGIAIFLLIIGSYFLIYNKYNSSDDFLKTLWSESSKRTAFENNWKTSLSFLLIFPFEYLFHLMPWSLLIVTCVRKDFLTIAKNNPFIFFCLIIIAINIPIYWISPETRPRYLFLLFPFVFTILLYFYFKEGAEKQKFITSILLSVAFVVFVVMASFPFFAEIHAQISLKNLKASLLLIALTVIAYLFFKSGRKNLFYLPLALIIARIGFDLFVLPERATVSPEVRWKQDVVASAKICKDLPLYIYKNSFIKHNLTYYLTTQNKRIVQRDHVGEKKDVYYIMENFYFQEHPFKKLFEFQFDGRHYFIVKSE
- a CDS encoding lysylphosphatidylglycerol synthase transmembrane domain-containing protein, with translation MSKENTIKIFKLLLKISVSSVALFFVFRSVNIQDVFNLVKNSDYWLLLPTILLYLISKYITAIRFQRFLKVIDINIPDALNFRLYLLGMYYNLLLPGGVGGDGYKVYYLHKIFKSPVKSLLSLSIIDRVSGMVAIILLGEICAIFIFRHEPLLFYLSIISLPLTFGAYWGGLNLFYKKYLNVFHRTNFQSIAGQFIQVVCVILLLLLIGVDKHYLLYIFVFLVSSIVAAFPFTIGGVGARELTFLYGAEFFGLDMSVSVTISMLFYLITAFSSLCGIYFGIFPEKVYVQESSENS
- a CDS encoding AraC family transcriptional regulator; this encodes MRVHNEILKTLINNASHFGIDEMEIYKDTGLNAGTLSEAEGMQDWSAGIKVWESILQRSDYRQISLNFGKRITFSVLGWISPLVSSSSDLLTAWKSIVNFFPLMGDMFEYNMLILPDNSVKIIYSPAMVWVEKSPVTAAMAAEHAMSLTLAISGFLVGQKIKPLKANFTYEVKPSDRSFYQDIFDNVSFGENENSLHFSKEMAETKTVSGNQLTYEFMLKLCSEKLSSIQRSAGYYSKVKRILFNKESYYNLKIEEVAAMLNTSTRTLQRNLKEEGHTYQSILDEHLIESATKLLAKPGVQIQEVAFILGFESAQSFSRAMKKKTGKSPTSLKSEIFKD
- a CDS encoding DUF4345 domain-containing protein, with product MLINWRKEQQAFFEDTLILSAGQQTTIMNRFINYSGIFIICLTALGILMVSIMAFSNPQAVMDLVQVKLHNNDAYSSIRGVYGGAGMTIFITLTYLLFKNRLQGLAFVALLCGSYSLSRIITIFSEGALGSFGTNWMFIEGVLCIAALALLFANRKVSRV